The following proteins come from a genomic window of Bombyx mori chromosome 18, ASM3026992v2:
- the Obp5 gene encoding odorant-binding protein 5 precursor, with protein MYTNFILIFYFGISIYDVRASSLDDLKMVYKNVIKECVGDYPITAADLKLIKARQIPNDDIKCVFACAYKKTGMMTEEGMLSVEGIKDMSQKYLSDNPEQLRKSKEFAEACSSVNDQQVSDGTKGCERAALIFKCSTEKITNVMTAMRTPRRTVAADASSHPPGVGVVSTPSGRPHHREETPGFGFEL; from the exons ATGTACACAAACTTTATTCTGATTTTTTACTTTGGAATTTCAATTTATGATGTTCGG gcTTCTTCCCTCGATGATCTGAAAATGGTCTACAAGAATGTAATCAAAGAATGTGTAGGTGACTACCCTATAACTGCTGCTGATTTAAAGTTGATCAAGGCTCGTCAAATTCCAAATGATGACATAAAGTGCGTGTTCGCGTGCGCATACAAGAAAACAGGGAtg ATGACCGAGGAAGGAATGTTATCAGTGGAAGGTATAAAAGATATGAGCCAAAAATATTTATCCGATAATCCAGAGCAATTGAGGAAAAGCAAAGAATTTGCGGAAGCATGCAGCAGTG ttAACGATCAACAAGTTTCAGACGGAACTAAAGGATGTGAGAGGGCGGCGTTGATTTTCAAATGTAGCACGGAGAAGATTACAAAT GTAATGACGGCAATGCGGACCCCACGGCGCACCGTAGCCGCCGATGCGTCGTCCCATCCTCCTGGTGTCGGTGTAGTGTCGACTCCCTCAGGTCGCccccatcaccgggaggagacccCCGGC tttgGCTTTGAACTTTAA
- the LOC101743545 gene encoding uncharacterized protein LOC101743545 — MLRVVVICVCFLVIAPYGINAVSDEQKIKIREQIDKSGFECFKDHKITEDDIKNLRARKPATGENVPCFIACVMKKTGVMNDQGVIHTEPVLQLAKKVLTDDKDIKKLQDYIHSCSHVNSKTVHDKGQGCEFAIQTYTCMSANASKFGFDV, encoded by the exons ATGTTGCGTGTTGTTGTGATTTGCGTGTGTTTTCTAGTTATTGCGCCTTATGGAATTAAT GCTGTGTCAGATGAACAAAAGATTAAAATAAGGGAACAGATTGACAAATCAGGCTTCGAATGTTTCAAAGATCACAAGATCACTGAAGACGACATTAAGAATCTGAGAGCCAGAAAACCTGCAACAGGAGAAAACGTGCCGTGCTTCATAGCTTgtgtaatgaaaaaaactgGAGTT ATGAATGACCAGGGAGTGATTCATACAGAACCCGTCCTCCAATTGGCCAAAAAAGTACTCACCGATGACAAAGATATCAAAAAACTTCAAGATTATATACATTCCTGCTCCCACG TTAATTCCAAGACGGTGCATGACAAGGGACAAGGTTGCGAATTTGCAATTCAAACTTATACGTGTATGTCTGCAAACGCTTCGAAG ttcggCTTCGATGTATAG
- the Obp6 gene encoding odorant-binding protein 6 isoform X2 produces MSANSFVVLAFCALAVGVNALTEEQKAEITKSSLPLIAECSKEFSVNQGDIDAAKKLGDPSGLNSCFVGCFMKKAGIINASGLFDVAATIEKSKKYLTSEEDLKAFEKLTETCAPENDKPVSDSDKGCERAKLLLDCFVANKGSFSVFSL; encoded by the exons ATGTCAGCTAATTCTTTTGTTGTATTGGCATTCTGTGCATTGGCTGTTGGTGTAAAT GCGCTAACAGAAGAACAAAAGGCCGAGATAACGAAATCATCATTGCCTCTAATAGCGGAATGCTCCAAAGAGTTCAGCGTGAATCAGGGCGACATTGACGCGGCTAAGAAACTTGGTGACCCGAGCGGTTTGAACTCTTGCTTTGTAGGATGTTTCATGAAGAAAGCTGGAATC ATCAACGCAAGTGGTCTTTTCGATGTAGCCGCTACTATTGAGAAGAGCAAGAAATATCTTACCAGCGAGGAGGACTTGAAAGCCTTCGAGAAACTAACGGAGACGTGCGCTCCAG AAAACGACAAACCAGTCAGTGACAGTGACAAGGGCTGCGAAAGAGCAAAACTTCTCCTCGACTGTTTCGTTGCAAACAAAGGAAGT TTCTCGGTCTTCTCACTTTAA
- the Obp6 gene encoding odorant-binding protein 6, producing MSIKWRHIERVGSFCYLGSIVDDRGGTEADIAARINKARAAFSQLRPVWSSSTLTRRTKALTEEQKAEITKSSLPLIAECSKEFSVNQGDIDAAKKLGDPSGLNSCFVGCFMKKAGIINASGLFDVAATIEKSKKYLTSEEDLKAFEKLTETCAPENDKPVSDSDKGCERAKLLLDCFVANKGSNTRIVALSKDLDEEAEDRAQWLAIGEAYVQQ from the exons ATGTCGATCAAATGGAGGCACATCGAGCGGGTGGGAAGCTTCTGTTACCTGGGCAGCATTGTGGACGATAGGGGAGGCACCGAGGCAGACATTGCGGCTCGTATAAATAAAGCCAGAGCCGCTTTTAGTCAACTTAGACCAGTGTGGAGTTCCTCAACCTTAACAAGACGAACAAAG GCGCTAACAGAAGAACAAAAGGCCGAGATAACGAAATCATCATTGCCTCTAATAGCGGAATGCTCCAAAGAGTTCAGCGTGAATCAGGGCGACATTGACGCGGCTAAGAAACTTGGTGACCCGAGCGGTTTGAACTCTTGCTTTGTAGGATGTTTCATGAAGAAAGCTGGAATC ATCAACGCAAGTGGTCTTTTCGATGTAGCCGCTACTATTGAGAAGAGCAAGAAATATCTTACCAGCGAGGAGGACTTGAAAGCCTTCGAGAAACTAACGGAGACGTGCGCTCCAG AAAACGACAAACCAGTCAGTGACAGTGACAAGGGCTGCGAAAGAGCAAAACTTCTCCTCGACTGTTTCGTTGCAAACAAAGGAAGT AATACACGGATAGTAGCACTCAGCAAGGATCTGGATGaggaagccgaggatcgtgctcaatGGCTTGCAATTGGAGAGGCTTATGTCCAACAGTAG
- the Obp6 gene encoding odorant-binding protein 6 isoform X1 — MSANSFVVLAFCALAVGVNALTEEQKAEITKSSLPLIAECSKEFSVNQGDIDAAKKLGDPSGLNSCFVGCFMKKAGIINASGLFDVAATIEKSKKYLTSEEDLKAFEKLTETCAPENDKPVSDSDKGCERAKLLLDCFVANKGSVSEIVFLSKKDTF; from the exons ATGTCAGCTAATTCTTTTGTTGTATTGGCATTCTGTGCATTGGCTGTTGGTGTAAAT GCGCTAACAGAAGAACAAAAGGCCGAGATAACGAAATCATCATTGCCTCTAATAGCGGAATGCTCCAAAGAGTTCAGCGTGAATCAGGGCGACATTGACGCGGCTAAGAAACTTGGTGACCCGAGCGGTTTGAACTCTTGCTTTGTAGGATGTTTCATGAAGAAAGCTGGAATC ATCAACGCAAGTGGTCTTTTCGATGTAGCCGCTACTATTGAGAAGAGCAAGAAATATCTTACCAGCGAGGAGGACTTGAAAGCCTTCGAGAAACTAACGGAGACGTGCGCTCCAG AAAACGACAAACCAGTCAGTGACAGTGACAAGGGCTGCGAAAGAGCAAAACTTCTCCTCGACTGTTTCGTTGCAAACAAAGGAAGTGTAAGTGAAATCGTTTTTTTGTCTAAGAAGGATACATTCTAG
- the Obp6 gene encoding odorant-binding protein 6 isoform X3, with the protein MSANSFVVLAFCALAVGVNALTEEQKAEITKSSLPLIAECSKEFSVNQGDIDAAKKLGDPSGLNSCFVGCFMKKAGIINASGLFDVAATIEKSKKYLTSEEDLKAFEKLTETCAPGLWSISF; encoded by the exons ATGTCAGCTAATTCTTTTGTTGTATTGGCATTCTGTGCATTGGCTGTTGGTGTAAAT GCGCTAACAGAAGAACAAAAGGCCGAGATAACGAAATCATCATTGCCTCTAATAGCGGAATGCTCCAAAGAGTTCAGCGTGAATCAGGGCGACATTGACGCGGCTAAGAAACTTGGTGACCCGAGCGGTTTGAACTCTTGCTTTGTAGGATGTTTCATGAAGAAAGCTGGAATC ATCAACGCAAGTGGTCTTTTCGATGTAGCCGCTACTATTGAGAAGAGCAAGAAATATCTTACCAGCGAGGAGGACTTGAAAGCCTTCGAGAAACTAACGGAGACGTGCGCTCCAGGTTTGTGGtctatttctttttaa
- the LOC134200555 gene encoding general odorant-binding protein 99a — MTSFMVFFVLSVLTLKYSDALTDEQKNKIQSKFIEIGAECIVEHPISIDDINSFKNKKFPSGVNAGCFVACIFNKIGLFDDKGNLSHNSALEKAKGIFNADEEVKNLEEFLNRCAKVNGEAVGDGVKGCERAKLAYNCLIENSLEFGFNIDF, encoded by the exons ATGACTtcgtttatggttttttttgttctgtcCGTTTTGACCTTGAAGTACTCTGAC GCACTGACAgacgaacaaaaaaataagatacAATCGAAATTCATAGAAATTGGAGCAGAATGTATTGTGGAACATCCTATCTCTATAGACGATATAAATTCTTTCAAAAACAAGAAATTCCCAAGTGGTGTAAACGCGGGCTGTTTTGTTGCTTGCATATTCAATAAGATTGGACTC TTCGATGACAAAGGAAATCTGTCACACAACTCTGCCTTAGAAAAAGCCAAGGGAATATTCAATGCGGATGAGGAAGTAAAGAATCTCGAAGAATTCCTTAATAGATGTGCTAAAG TCAATGGAGAAGCCGTCGGTGACGGTGTAAAAGGTTGTGAACGCGCAAAGCTCGCTTACAATTGTCTCATTGAAAACTCTTTAGAG tTTGGTTTCAACATCGATTTTTGA
- the LOC101743939 gene encoding uncharacterized protein LOC101743939 gives MLKIHVLLCFGMAILYFGSTKAVTPEESKAFEAFAKPLIEQCQKDFGMDKESFAQKNLDEIDECLIACVVEKFGITNDEKIDGDALKALVTKFVGNEEERNKINKIVEECTEDANKSGDGTCNTSTILFLCLLKNGKDLWGF, from the exons atgttgaagATTCACGTACTACTGTGTTTTGGAATGGCAATCCTATATTTTGGGAGTACAAAG GCTGTGACACCAGAAGAATCAAAAGCATTCGAAGCGTTTGCAAAACCCCTAATAGAGCAATGCCAGAAAGATTTTGGGATGGATAAGGAATCCTTTGCTCAGAAAAATCTAGACGAAATCGACGAATGTTTAATAGCTTGCGTCGTTGAAAAATTTGGTATT ACGAATGATGAAAAAATTGATGGTGATGCACTCAAAGCCTTAGTTACAAAGTTTGTTGGAAATGAAGaggaaagaaataaaattaataaaatcgttGAAGAATGTACGGAGGATG CCAACAAATCTGGAGATGGGACTTGTAACACTTCCACAATATTATTCCTATGCCTACTTAAAAATGGAAAG gATCTATGGGGATTTTAA